The following coding sequences lie in one Thalassoglobus polymorphus genomic window:
- a CDS encoding DUF1559 family PulG-like putative transporter codes for MRKQVRSGVTIVELLVVIGIVGLLLSISIPAVQQARASSRVMQCRNNLRQIGLAMGNFVEANGAFPTASQPHSTHRRLLFYLDAAQIGETLLADQVPDSWVVPTLACPSDPVVHVNMEKHGDSSYFLNHGSIFGSARRGKNGFFRSSYIDLSPRDFTDGLSSTVAMSERLVRTMFPVIGDEPTMIKSPGRFYWWTETRYLGAGNEALAVENCKNHRTVMEPQFYGSNNTNYYSGDGYRHLLTPNHPSCYNGPEDFLVSTPAILTAASSLHHGGVNSLMVDGSVHFISDSIDETVWQSLGSRNGNETISEF; via the coding sequence ATGAGGAAACAGGTCCGCTCTGGAGTGACTATTGTTGAGTTGCTTGTTGTAATCGGCATTGTCGGTCTTTTACTCTCCATCTCAATCCCGGCAGTGCAGCAAGCGCGGGCAAGCTCTCGAGTGATGCAGTGCCGAAACAACCTCCGGCAAATTGGTCTGGCCATGGGGAACTTTGTCGAAGCCAATGGAGCGTTTCCGACAGCATCACAGCCGCATTCAACGCACCGAAGGTTGTTGTTCTATCTCGATGCTGCCCAAATCGGCGAAACATTGTTGGCGGATCAAGTGCCCGATTCGTGGGTCGTTCCGACTCTCGCTTGCCCCAGTGATCCTGTTGTACATGTCAACATGGAAAAGCATGGCGATTCCAGTTACTTCCTGAATCATGGATCAATCTTTGGATCTGCTCGAAGAGGGAAGAACGGGTTCTTTCGATCATCGTATATCGATCTGAGTCCACGTGATTTTACAGATGGACTTTCTTCGACTGTGGCAATGTCTGAGAGGCTTGTCAGAACAATGTTCCCTGTAATCGGCGATGAACCGACGATGATAAAGTCTCCAGGACGTTTTTATTGGTGGACAGAAACTCGTTACTTAGGCGCCGGAAATGAAGCGCTGGCTGTTGAAAACTGCAAAAACCATCGCACAGTCATGGAGCCGCAGTTCTATGGGTCGAATAACACGAATTATTATTCAGGTGATGGGTATCGACATTTGCTCACCCCCAATCACCCGAGTTGTTATAATGGCCCAGAAGATTTTTTGGTCTCGACCCCCGCGATCTTAACAGCCGCTTCCAGCCTGCACCACGGTGGAGTGAACTCATTGATGGTAGACGGAAGCGTTCACTTTATCAGTGATTCGATTGACGAAACTGTTTGGCAATCGCTCGGATCAAGAAACGGAAACGAGACCATCTCTGAGTTCTGA
- a CDS encoding DUF1559 family PulG-like putative transporter → MKTQSRSGVTIIELLVSLGVVGLLLSILVPAVQQARESSRTMQCRNNLRQIGLAMTNIVESDGKFPTSSQPEPTHHRLLPYLDAAPLAAVLKEGKDPDSWVVPTFACPSDPVVHVNMAKIGDSSYYLNHGTLFDDSPGAFNGFYSDEFSDTAPRDITDGLSLTVAASERLVKPLVNQVIEEADLQKQPRRFFWWTETRYGVSQEASAVENCKNHRTVMAPQPFGINVIAYQAAFGYQHLLTPNSPSCFNGPEDFSIDFSLALIAASSLHHGGVNSLFADGSVHFISDSIDETVWQSLGSRNGNETISEF, encoded by the coding sequence ATGAAGACTCAATCTCGTTCCGGAGTGACCATCATTGAACTGTTGGTTTCACTCGGGGTCGTGGGGCTGTTGCTCTCAATTCTGGTTCCGGCAGTTCAACAAGCGCGCGAGAGTTCACGTACTATGCAGTGCCGAAACAACCTTCGACAAATCGGCCTTGCAATGACGAATATTGTCGAATCCGATGGGAAGTTTCCGACTTCATCCCAGCCAGAGCCAACTCATCACAGATTGCTGCCCTATCTCGATGCAGCACCGCTTGCAGCGGTACTTAAGGAAGGGAAGGATCCTGATTCGTGGGTTGTACCAACGTTTGCTTGCCCAAGCGATCCTGTCGTGCATGTCAACATGGCAAAAATTGGTGACTCCAGTTATTACTTAAACCATGGAACCTTATTTGATGACTCCCCTGGTGCATTCAATGGATTCTATAGCGATGAGTTCAGCGACACTGCACCGCGAGATATTACTGATGGACTTTCTCTGACCGTCGCAGCTTCGGAAAGATTAGTGAAACCACTCGTGAATCAAGTCATTGAAGAAGCGGATTTACAGAAACAGCCTAGGCGGTTTTTCTGGTGGACAGAAACTCGCTATGGAGTCAGTCAGGAAGCGAGTGCAGTTGAGAACTGCAAAAACCATCGAACTGTGATGGCTCCTCAACCATTCGGGATAAACGTCATTGCTTATCAAGCTGCTTTTGGATATCAACATTTATTAACTCCCAACTCGCCGAGTTGTTTCAACGGTCCCGAGGATTTTTCAATTGATTTCAGTCTCGCATTAATTGCCGCGTCCAGCTTACACCACGGTGGTGTCAATTCGTTATTCGCCGACGGAAGCGTTCACTTTATCAGTGATTCAATTGACGAAACTGTTTGGCAATCGCTCGGATCAAGAAACGGAAACGAGACCATCTCTGAGTTCTGA
- a CDS encoding 2-oxoglutarate dehydrogenase E1 component, with protein MSSPVIPLNSQNLVFVEQLFSSYLFDRDSVSPEWREYFDTVKNGDDRLTSGWSPESPFSARSMFNPPGAKTPMLGHEAPASRLDEASRQERLDQLIRNYRVRGHILASIDPLGSTRSSPAELDPAFYNFQESDFDRDVSTSWVGGPATRTLRGIINWLKQTYCRSIGAQFMHIDSLQVRHWLAQRMEESGNRIKLARDEQIRILQRLSDAVVFEEFLAKKFVGAKSFSLEGAESLIPLLDMAIEKAGNEGVREIVIGMAHRGRLNVLANIMKKSPRTIFREFDDADPELYIGRGDVKYHLGHSANWETSRGNSVHLSLCFNPSHLEFVNTVALGRMRSKMDRYRDFKRERGATILIHGDAAFAGEGIVQETLNLSELAGYRTGGTIHIIVNNQVGFTTTPKEGRSTTYATDVAKMLQIPIFHVNGEDPEAVAQVVTLALDFRKKFKRDVVIDMYCYRRRGHNEGDEPAFTQPVMYKEIRKHATVYEGYLERLLNLRGITRDEAQRIEKERRERLENELSEARRDDFIRCVDHWGGVWGGYQGGPAEEADNPVTGVKREKLTELLNQVTRLPEDFKPHPKAKRLLETRQAMARGEEPLDWGGAEIMALASLLDEERPLRMSGQDVRRGTFSHRHAVLYDNDTGKSFITLKNIIDERGYVNIHNSPLSEAGVLGFEYGYSLDCPEGLTIWEAQFGDFVNAAQVIIDQFIASAEDKWNRLSSLVMLLPHGFEGQGPEHSSARIERFLNLAADDNIQVCQPTTPAQMFHLLRRQVLRRWKKPLVVMTPKSLLRHKECVSTLEDCAEGRFQEILPDRLELKTEEVKQILLCTGKVYYELIQRREELGIRHSMIVRVEQLYPFPTLQLEKLLADFPAEIPVNWVQEEPSNMGAWGFLRIRFGEKFLGKFPFERISRPASASPATGSSATHKMEQDKLLTTAFELE; from the coding sequence GTGTCTTCTCCAGTGATTCCGCTCAACAGCCAAAACCTTGTATTTGTTGAGCAACTTTTCTCAAGTTATCTCTTTGACCGGGATTCCGTCTCGCCAGAGTGGAGAGAATATTTCGACACAGTCAAGAATGGAGATGACCGGCTCACCAGTGGATGGAGCCCCGAAAGCCCCTTCTCTGCGCGGAGCATGTTCAATCCTCCCGGAGCAAAAACACCCATGCTTGGGCACGAAGCCCCGGCAAGTCGCCTCGATGAAGCATCACGACAGGAACGATTGGATCAGTTGATCCGAAATTACCGTGTGCGCGGGCACATACTTGCATCGATCGATCCACTCGGCTCCACTCGCTCCAGCCCGGCTGAGCTTGACCCAGCTTTCTACAATTTCCAGGAAAGTGATTTTGACAGAGATGTCTCGACCTCCTGGGTGGGGGGACCAGCAACACGAACTCTTCGTGGCATTATCAACTGGTTGAAGCAAACCTACTGTCGCAGCATCGGTGCGCAGTTCATGCACATCGACAGCCTTCAGGTTCGGCACTGGCTGGCTCAGCGAATGGAGGAGTCGGGTAACCGCATCAAACTCGCACGTGATGAACAAATCCGCATCCTGCAGCGACTCTCCGACGCCGTCGTCTTTGAAGAGTTTCTCGCCAAGAAATTTGTCGGAGCAAAGAGCTTCTCACTCGAAGGAGCCGAAAGTTTGATCCCGCTGCTCGACATGGCTATCGAGAAAGCTGGCAATGAAGGTGTCCGTGAAATTGTCATCGGCATGGCCCATCGTGGGCGTCTCAATGTTCTCGCGAACATTATGAAGAAGTCTCCACGAACCATCTTTCGCGAATTCGACGATGCCGACCCAGAACTCTACATCGGTCGTGGTGATGTGAAGTATCACCTTGGCCACAGTGCAAACTGGGAAACTTCGCGTGGAAATTCAGTCCATCTCTCCCTCTGCTTCAATCCGTCTCATCTTGAATTTGTAAACACTGTGGCCCTGGGCCGCATGCGTTCCAAAATGGATCGCTATCGCGACTTCAAACGAGAACGGGGAGCAACGATTCTGATCCACGGCGATGCAGCCTTTGCCGGAGAAGGAATCGTTCAGGAGACCCTCAACCTGAGCGAACTGGCCGGTTACCGCACCGGCGGAACGATTCACATTATCGTCAACAATCAAGTCGGCTTCACGACGACACCCAAAGAGGGACGTTCGACCACTTACGCGACCGATGTCGCGAAGATGTTGCAAATCCCGATCTTCCACGTCAACGGCGAAGATCCGGAAGCCGTCGCACAGGTCGTGACCCTCGCGCTCGACTTCCGCAAGAAATTCAAACGGGATGTCGTCATCGATATGTACTGCTATCGTCGACGTGGTCATAACGAAGGAGACGAACCGGCATTCACCCAACCGGTGATGTACAAGGAAATCCGTAAACACGCGACCGTTTACGAAGGCTATCTGGAAAGACTGCTCAACCTGCGCGGCATCACTCGTGATGAAGCACAGCGGATCGAAAAAGAACGTCGCGAACGTCTCGAAAACGAACTCAGCGAAGCTCGCCGTGACGATTTCATTCGCTGCGTAGACCACTGGGGCGGAGTTTGGGGAGGTTACCAGGGTGGTCCAGCCGAGGAAGCGGACAATCCTGTCACCGGAGTCAAACGAGAAAAACTGACGGAGTTACTGAATCAAGTCACTCGACTCCCGGAAGATTTCAAACCACATCCAAAAGCCAAACGTCTTCTCGAAACACGACAGGCGATGGCTCGTGGTGAAGAACCTCTCGACTGGGGCGGCGCGGAGATCATGGCGCTGGCGTCACTCCTCGATGAAGAACGGCCACTCCGAATGAGTGGACAAGACGTTCGTCGCGGAACCTTCAGCCATCGGCACGCGGTCCTGTACGACAATGACACCGGAAAATCCTTTATCACGCTCAAAAACATTATTGATGAACGTGGTTACGTGAATATCCATAACAGCCCGCTTTCTGAAGCTGGGGTTCTTGGTTTTGAATATGGCTACAGTCTTGACTGCCCGGAAGGCCTCACCATCTGGGAAGCTCAGTTCGGCGATTTCGTCAATGCCGCTCAAGTGATCATCGACCAGTTTATTGCCAGTGCGGAAGATAAATGGAATCGCTTGTCGAGCCTGGTGATGCTTTTGCCTCATGGCTTCGAAGGCCAGGGTCCAGAGCACTCCAGCGCGAGGATCGAACGCTTCCTGAACTTGGCAGCAGATGACAACATTCAAGTTTGCCAGCCAACAACGCCTGCTCAGATGTTCCATCTTTTGCGTCGACAGGTCTTACGTCGCTGGAAGAAGCCGCTCGTCGTAATGACACCGAAAAGCCTACTGCGTCACAAAGAGTGTGTTTCGACTCTTGAGGACTGTGCAGAAGGTCGTTTCCAGGAGATTCTCCCGGATCGACTCGAGCTCAAGACTGAAGAAGTCAAGCAAATCTTATTGTGTACCGGAAAGGTCTACTACGAACTGATTCAACGTCGAGAGGAACTCGGCATCCGCCATTCAATGATCGTCCGCGTCGAACAGTTGTATCCATTTCCAACTCTGCAGCTGGAAAAACTTCTCGCAGATTTCCCGGCAGAGATCCCCGTGAACTGGGTCCAGGAAGAACCGTCCAACATGGGTGCCTGGGGCTTTTTGCGCATTCGCTTCGGAGAGAAATTCCTGGGCAAGTTCCCCTTCGAAAGAATCAGCCGCCCCGCCTCTGCCAGCCCCGCAACAGGCTCATCGGCCACTCACAAAATGGAGCAAGACAAACTGCTGACAACCGCATTCGAGTTGGAGTAA
- a CDS encoding IS4 family transposase, with protein MSHQDRHARGVRLNSVDLSKALQWLTRGVDWSAIRMRKEATWTPQWLTWMAILWAWSNEATLGERFLCAQRLIQHLQNESAKVSTSYQAFMKVLIRWTEPLVLALQVTLRKRMEALSPGDWTRHGFVVFGVDGSKVSLPRTKSNQAAYSHARQNSKRNRRKKPNDRAATKKIEQSQLFLTTLFRVGLNLPWDWRTGPADSSERSHVLEMLDSLPQNALLTGDAGFVGYSFASTVLDHGSQLLVRVGANVKLLKKLGFVRESNGIVYVWTDKAARKQQPPLVFRLVVVQSTRHPVYLITSVTNQSRLSEKQIADLYRARWGVEVFFRHLKQTFGRRKLRSHAAANAQVELQWSLVGLWSIGLYASHELVSQSIPLERLSIAQSLRAFRRIASDYLHPQQKKDRLHHLLRKALLDEYERQDKTSRDYPRKKQERPAGKPKINKATPEQIQTAQNIKQSKKG; from the coding sequence ATGTCGCATCAAGACCGGCACGCACGAGGCGTACGACTCAATTCTGTCGATTTATCCAAAGCCTTGCAATGGCTGACGCGGGGTGTCGATTGGTCGGCGATTCGAATGCGCAAAGAAGCAACCTGGACACCACAGTGGCTGACCTGGATGGCGATTCTCTGGGCGTGGTCAAACGAAGCGACGTTGGGGGAACGCTTTCTCTGTGCGCAGCGACTCATCCAACATTTACAAAACGAATCGGCCAAGGTCTCGACATCGTATCAGGCGTTTATGAAGGTCTTGATTCGCTGGACCGAACCGCTGGTTTTGGCATTGCAGGTTACGCTGCGAAAGCGAATGGAAGCACTCTCTCCGGGCGATTGGACACGGCACGGATTCGTGGTTTTTGGAGTCGACGGCAGCAAGGTGTCGCTGCCGAGAACGAAATCGAATCAAGCGGCGTATTCCCATGCACGACAGAACAGCAAACGCAACCGCCGCAAGAAACCGAATGACCGAGCCGCCACCAAGAAGATTGAACAGTCGCAGCTCTTCCTGACAACTCTGTTCCGTGTGGGGCTGAACTTGCCGTGGGACTGGAGAACCGGTCCCGCCGACAGCAGCGAACGCTCTCATGTGCTAGAGATGCTCGACAGCTTGCCTCAGAACGCGTTGCTCACTGGTGATGCTGGTTTCGTTGGCTACAGCTTCGCCAGTACTGTTCTGGATCATGGTTCGCAGCTCCTGGTGCGCGTCGGAGCGAATGTGAAGTTGCTCAAGAAGTTGGGCTTTGTTCGTGAATCGAACGGCATTGTCTACGTCTGGACTGACAAAGCTGCACGCAAGCAGCAACCGCCATTGGTGTTCCGCTTGGTGGTTGTGCAAAGCACGCGTCATCCGGTTTACCTCATTACGAGTGTCACGAATCAAAGCAGGTTGAGCGAGAAACAAATCGCCGACCTGTATCGTGCTCGCTGGGGTGTGGAAGTCTTCTTTCGACACCTCAAGCAAACGTTCGGACGTCGCAAGCTCCGCAGCCACGCTGCTGCGAATGCACAGGTTGAACTCCAGTGGTCGTTAGTTGGGCTGTGGTCGATTGGTCTGTACGCATCGCATGAACTGGTTTCGCAAAGCATCCCATTAGAACGCTTGAGCATCGCCCAATCGTTGAGAGCATTTCGCAGGATCGCCAGCGACTATTTACACCCCCAGCAGAAAAAGGATCGCCTCCATCACCTGCTCCGCAAGGCACTACTGGATGAGTATGAACGTCAGGACAAAACCAGTCGCGACTACCCCCGAAAGAAACAGGAACGCCCCGCCGGAAAACCCAAGATCAACAAAGCCACCCCCGAACAAATCCAAACCGCCCAAAATATCAAGCAATCAAAAAAGGGTTAA
- a CDS encoding DUF1559 domain-containing protein, whose protein sequence is MSKISISSPRVKPARGFTLIELLVVIAIIAILVALLLPAVQQAREAARRSQCRNNMKQLGLALHNYHDTHSVLPFSTSAKGSCETGSGKPPAGTVKNHRGWVQVLPFIEQAPLYNQFDPTQASGGYDRAGSGVTGTPLASGNDVVVSAIIDAFYCPSDDGNRKITTTSSAYQIGGGSTLQGAKTSYDFQAHLETSGCTNWGSRSRSTRYMFGTESSCKLRDARDGLTNTAMLVETTLDVKDGYTAPWGYTNWTGAGVDITWRRGGAYGDAGINFWPCCSWRTPPYADTTAGRVAHWGRAGSQHTGGVMVCLGDGSVRFVSENTDYTTRVRLGRMADGQPLGEF, encoded by the coding sequence ATGAGTAAAATTTCGATTTCTTCACCTCGGGTGAAACCAGCACGAGGGTTCACCCTGATTGAGCTACTAGTTGTGATCGCAATTATTGCGATCCTGGTTGCTCTACTTTTGCCAGCTGTACAACAGGCCCGTGAGGCCGCGCGTCGCTCGCAGTGCCGAAACAATATGAAGCAGCTTGGGCTTGCGTTGCATAACTATCACGATACGCACAGCGTTCTCCCTTTCTCAACGAGTGCAAAAGGATCTTGCGAAACCGGAAGTGGTAAACCTCCTGCGGGAACTGTCAAAAACCACCGTGGATGGGTTCAGGTCTTGCCCTTTATTGAGCAGGCACCACTCTACAATCAATTTGACCCGACTCAAGCTTCGGGTGGGTATGATCGAGCGGGGAGCGGAGTGACGGGAACACCTCTTGCAAGCGGAAACGATGTGGTTGTTTCAGCAATCATTGACGCGTTTTATTGCCCCAGCGATGATGGAAACCGCAAGATCACAACCACAAGCTCTGCCTATCAGATCGGTGGTGGATCTACTTTGCAGGGTGCAAAGACATCATACGATTTCCAGGCACACCTCGAAACGAGCGGCTGCACAAACTGGGGAAGCCGATCGCGAAGTACTCGCTATATGTTCGGCACAGAATCGAGCTGTAAATTACGTGATGCTCGAGACGGATTAACAAACACAGCCATGCTGGTTGAGACTACACTGGATGTCAAAGACGGGTACACAGCTCCTTGGGGGTACACGAATTGGACTGGTGCAGGAGTTGATATCACATGGCGAAGAGGTGGTGCTTATGGAGATGCTGGCATTAACTTTTGGCCATGTTGCTCTTGGCGGACTCCTCCATACGCCGATACGACAGCTGGGCGAGTCGCTCACTGGGGACGTGCAGGAAGCCAGCATACCGGAGGCGTGATGGTTTGCCTTGGCGATGGCTCCGTTCGATTTGTGAGTGAGAACACAGATTACACGACCCGTGTCCGCCTCGGGCGAATGGCTGATGGTCAGCCTCTTGGAGAATTCTAA